The Mucilaginibacter rubeus genomic interval CCGGTTCACGTTCAGGCACCAGCACCAAGGTAGGCTTTGAAGGCGGTCAGATGCCTTTACAGCGCCGTGTGCCTAAGGTAGGCTTTAAAAACCCTAACCGTGTTGAGTACACAGGTGTAAACCTTGACGTACTTCAGGAATTAGTAACAAAATTCTCGCTTACAAGTGTTGATTTTGATACTTTGAAAGAGCACGGTTTAGCATCACGTAACGACCTGGTTAAGATCCTGGGCCGTGGTGAGCTTACTGCCAAATTAGAAGTTAAAGCACATGCATTTACTGCTACAGCTCAAAAAGCTATTGAAGCTGCAGGTGGTACCATAGTTAAGTTATAATTTCGATGAAGAAATTTTTCACCACATTATCCAATATCTGGAAAATCGAAGATCTGAGAGTGCGTATTACTAACACACTCTTATTTCTTTTAATATATCGTGTAGGCTCATTCGTTGTTTTACCCGGCGTTAACGCTGCGATAGCATCAACCCAAAAGGCAGAAGGATTAGTAGGATTGCTGAATATGTTTGCGGGAGGTTCGTTTTCACGTTCCTCTATTTTCGCGTTAGGTGTTATGCCTTACATTTCGGCTTCAATTGTGGTGCAACTGCTGGGTATTGCCGTTCCGTATTTTACCAAATTGCAAAAAGAGGGTGAAAGCGGACGCAACAAGCTAAACCAATGGACACGCTACCTAACAATAGGTATTACCTTTTTACAGGCTATAGGTTACCTTAAATCGCAGGTTGCTGCTGATGCAAGGACTATTGCTGATCCGTTCACCTTTATCTTCCTTAACACTTTCGTGTTAACTGCGGGCACATTATTCGTAATGTGGTTAGGTGAAAAAATCACTGATAAAGGTATCGGTAATGGTATATCACTAATCATCATGGTTGGTATCATTGCTCAGTTACCGGGCGCTTTTGCTACCGAGTTCATTTCGCGTAATGGCGGTGCCGGTGGTTTGATCGCGTTCATTGTTGAGATTGTAGCGCTTATTGGCGTAGTAATGTTTACTATACTGATAGTACAGGGAACCCGTAAAATTTCGGTACAATACGCTAAACGTATTGTGGGTAACAAACAATATGGCGGCGTGCGCCAGTATATACCATTAAAGGTAAATGCTGCCGGTGTAATGCCAATCATATTTGCTCAGGCATTAATGTTTATCCCGCAAACTGTATCGCAGTTTTTCCCTAACGTATCATCAAATGGTATACTGATAGCTTTGGCTAACTATAACTCATGGGAGCATAACCTGTTGTTTGGTATCCTGATTATCCTGTTCACTTACTTCTACACTGCTATTACGGTTAACCCTAACCAAATGGCCGATGATATGAAGAAAAACGGTGGCTTTATTCCGGGCATCAAACCAGGCCGTACTACTGCCGAGTTTATTGATGGCGTAATTTCAAGGATAACTTTACCAGGATCTGTATTCCTGGCTATTATAGCAATCATCCCGGCTTTGGCCAGTTTGGTTGGTGTATCTCCAATATTTGCAAGGTTCTTCGGCGGTACATCGCTGATCATCCTGGTAGGTGTTGTGCTGGATACATTACAGCAAATAGAAAGTCATTTGTTGATGCGCCATTATGATGGTTTAATGAAAACCGGACGTATTAAGGGACGTACAGCTATGCCTGCCGCTGCCGGTACCAGTCCGACAGCGATTTAATTAGTAATGTCAAAAATCCATTATAAGTCTGTCGAAGAGATAGAACTCATAAGAGAAAGTTCTTTACTTGTTTCTAAAACACTCGGAGAGATAGCTAAGGTTATCGCTCCGGGTGTTAAAACAATTGAACTGGATAAGCTTGCCGAAACCTTTATACGGGATAACGGCGGTGTTCCTGCCTTTTTAAACTATCACGGATTTCCTTATTCACTGTGTATCTCCCTGAATGATCAGGTTGTACATGGCTTTCCCGGCTCGCACGTTTTAACCGAGGGCGACCTGGTATCAGTTGACTGTGGTGTTATTTTAAATAAATACTACGGTGACTCGGCTTATACCTTCGCTATTGGTGAAGTGAGCGATCAAGTTAAGAAACTCATGCGTGTTACGCAGGAGTGCTTAAAGCTGGGCGTTGAGAAAGCGGTTGTGGGTATGCGTATTGGTGATATAGGTTACGCTGTACAGGAGCATGCCGAAAAGAACGGATTTGGTGTGGTAAAGGAACTTGTAGGCCATGGTGTAGGCTTAAAGCTGCATGAGAAGCCGGAAGTGCCTAACTATGGCAAACGTGGTGCTGGTATCAAACTGGAAGAAGGGATGGTGATAGCTATCGAGCCAATGATCAATGCCGGCCGTGCCGGTGTTAAATTCTGGGATGACGGCTGGACAGTTTCAACTTCAGACAAGAAACCTTCTGCACATTATGAGCATACCGTAGCGGTACGCAAAGGTACTCCAGACATTTTATCGACGTTTGATTACGTAGAAAATGTTTTAAAAGAAAAAAATAATAATTAAATAATTTTTTATTAATTTTGCATCCCGGTTTTAGGGCGGATAATTAAGTAATAATCAACAAAATATGGCTAAACAATCTTCGATTGAGCAAGACGGTACAATTAGAGAGGCATTGTCGAATGCAATGTTCAGGGTTGAACTTGAAAATGGTCATGAGATTATAGCGCACATATCGGGCAAAATGCGTATGCACTACATTAAAATTCTTCCTGGCGACAGGGTGAAATTGGAAATGAGCCCATACGATTTAACAAAGGGTAGAATAACCTATAGATATAAATAAAAAGATGAAAGTTAGAGCATCCATCAAAAAGCGCAGCGCTGATTGCAAGATCATCCGCCGTAACGGGAAACTTTACGTTATTAACAAAAAGAACCCGAAGTTTAAACAACGCCAGGGCTAATAACAATTACTGAATTGGAGAATGTTGAATTACTGATGATAGCGATTCGATAATTCAATGATTCGATAACTCAATAAACACAAGAAATATGGCAAGGATTTCAGGTATTGATTTACCAAAGAATAAAAGAGGAGAAATCGGACTTACTTACATTTACGGTATCGGCCGTTCAACAGCTCAAAGGATTTTAGCTGAAGCTGGCATCGACGTAAATATTAAAGTACAAGACTGGACCGATGAGCAATTAGCTGCTATACGTGGTATCATCAACGAGCAAATTAAAGTTGAAGGTGCATTACGTTCAGAAGTACAGCTTAACATTAAACGTTTGATGGATATTGGTTGCTACCGTGGTACACGTCACCGTAAAGGTTTACCATTACGTGGTCAGCGTACTAAAAACAACTCACGTACCCGTAAAGGTAAACGTAAAACAGTTGCTAACAAGAAAAAAGCTACTAAGTAGTAAGTGATTGGTGAGCAGAGAGCGGTGAGTAGTTGTCGCTTTTAGATCGCCAGGAATACCTCATTTGAAAATTATAATTAATGAGTCCGAATTATTCGCTAATTCAGTAATTCATTAATTCAAAAATTAAAAAAATGGCTAAAGCTAAAAAAGTTACCAAAAAACGCATTGTAATTGTTGAGCCAGTTGGCGAAGCACACATCAATGCTACTTTTAACAACATCATCATTACCCTTACCAACAAAACCGGCCAGGCAATTTCATGGTCATCTGCTGGTAAAATGGGTTTTAAAGGTTCAAAGAAAAATACTCCTTACGCTGCCGGTCAGGCTGCTGCTGATTGCGGTAAAGTTGCTTATGACTTAGGTTTACGTAAAGTTGAAGTATTTGTAAAAGGCCCTGGTGCTGGTCGTGAGTCAGCTATCCGTACTTTGCAAACTGCAGGTATCGAAGTAACTACGATTAAAGATATTACACCGCTTCCGCACAACGGTTGCCGTCCTTCAAAAA includes:
- the rplO gene encoding 50S ribosomal protein L15 is translated as MNLSNLKPAEGSTKNRKRIGRGTGSGRGGTSTRGHKGAGSRSGTSTKVGFEGGQMPLQRRVPKVGFKNPNRVEYTGVNLDVLQELVTKFSLTSVDFDTLKEHGLASRNDLVKILGRGELTAKLEVKAHAFTATAQKAIEAAGGTIVKL
- the secY gene encoding preprotein translocase subunit SecY, whose amino-acid sequence is MKKFFTTLSNIWKIEDLRVRITNTLLFLLIYRVGSFVVLPGVNAAIASTQKAEGLVGLLNMFAGGSFSRSSIFALGVMPYISASIVVQLLGIAVPYFTKLQKEGESGRNKLNQWTRYLTIGITFLQAIGYLKSQVAADARTIADPFTFIFLNTFVLTAGTLFVMWLGEKITDKGIGNGISLIIMVGIIAQLPGAFATEFISRNGGAGGLIAFIVEIVALIGVVMFTILIVQGTRKISVQYAKRIVGNKQYGGVRQYIPLKVNAAGVMPIIFAQALMFIPQTVSQFFPNVSSNGILIALANYNSWEHNLLFGILIILFTYFYTAITVNPNQMADDMKKNGGFIPGIKPGRTTAEFIDGVISRITLPGSVFLAIIAIIPALASLVGVSPIFARFFGGTSLIILVGVVLDTLQQIESHLLMRHYDGLMKTGRIKGRTAMPAAAGTSPTAI
- the map gene encoding type I methionyl aminopeptidase, coding for MSKIHYKSVEEIELIRESSLLVSKTLGEIAKVIAPGVKTIELDKLAETFIRDNGGVPAFLNYHGFPYSLCISLNDQVVHGFPGSHVLTEGDLVSVDCGVILNKYYGDSAYTFAIGEVSDQVKKLMRVTQECLKLGVEKAVVGMRIGDIGYAVQEHAEKNGFGVVKELVGHGVGLKLHEKPEVPNYGKRGAGIKLEEGMVIAIEPMINAGRAGVKFWDDGWTVSTSDKKPSAHYEHTVAVRKGTPDILSTFDYVENVLKEKNNN
- the infA gene encoding translation initiation factor IF-1, producing the protein MAKQSSIEQDGTIREALSNAMFRVELENGHEIIAHISGKMRMHYIKILPGDRVKLEMSPYDLTKGRITYRYK
- the ykgO gene encoding type B 50S ribosomal protein L36, with product MKVRASIKKRSADCKIIRRNGKLYVINKKNPKFKQRQG
- the rpsM gene encoding 30S ribosomal protein S13 encodes the protein MARISGIDLPKNKRGEIGLTYIYGIGRSTAQRILAEAGIDVNIKVQDWTDEQLAAIRGIINEQIKVEGALRSEVQLNIKRLMDIGCYRGTRHRKGLPLRGQRTKNNSRTRKGKRKTVANKKKATK
- the rpsK gene encoding 30S ribosomal protein S11 is translated as MAKAKKVTKKRIVIVEPVGEAHINATFNNIIITLTNKTGQAISWSSAGKMGFKGSKKNTPYAAGQAAADCGKVAYDLGLRKVEVFVKGPGAGRESAIRTLQTAGIEVTTIKDITPLPHNGCRPSKRRRV